In the genome of Roseofilum reptotaenium CS-1145, the window ACTTTATTGGTGATAACAATTTCCGCACCTTGAATTCTGGCAGCGACTTCTTCAAGTTGAGTCGTGGCGAACACTTCCAATGTGCCGAATTGCTCTAATCTGCTGAGGTTGACATCGCCGATGGTGGCGGCATCTAAAATAACAATTTTTGGGGATTTCATAGAGATTGGGGAATAGGGAATAGGCAATAGGCAATAGGGAAATCATTTTTTCCCTTAAAAGTCCCGATTTTTAATTAAGGCTTTCCCTATCACAGTAAAAATGCTGTATGGATTATGCCTCAATTGCTGGTGTTTTGGTTTCTGATGGGGTGTTTTCTTGAACCTGATCGAGGATTTTCAGTACTTCTTGTTCAAAGGTGACTTGAGCGCGGTTGGTTTTGCCACCAACGTAAAAGTTATCGCCGTTTTGCAATGCCCAAATTTGAGAGTGAGAAAAATAACTCATAACGACAGCAATCATGAGTAGTCCAAATCCGGTGTAAACAACGGGAATACCGGGGTCGGCTTTAATTTGTAATCCGGTGCTGCCAATAACGTCCAGGACTTTCAAGGTAACGCCATTAACCTCTATGTCCATTCCCTGCCGCACCGTACCGATGAGTTGTCCTTGATTATCATAAACAACGAGAGTTCCCTGTAAATCTTTGGTGACTAGGGCAACTCCTTGGCTCATATCGGGTGTGGTGGGTATCCAGGTTCCCCAGATTCTGCCTTCGGTTTGTATGGGCAGTTTAGCCATAGGAATCTTGAAGATAGGAGAGTTATTTACTCTTACTTTAACAGCCGCGATCGCCCAATCGGCTTGGTACAAGGTTACGCCTCGATAGCGCAGGGGTTGATTCACATGGATTTCTTCGCGCTTAACTTCTTCTCCCTGGTTATCTAATACGGATAAATCGGAATAAAATTGCTCAATTCTGCCCTCTGGACTATAGTCAATCCAAAATCGATTCACGCGCACTGACCAATCTTTGGGCACTTGGGATTGGGCAAAGGGCCCTGCTTCAATGATATTTTTAATCTCAAAGGTATTGCCACTGGGAATGACTTCTTGAGCCATAAATCCGGTCATGGAGCCTAAGATCGATCCAGCTAAAATAATCAGCATACTGGCATGAACGATAATGGGCCCAAT includes:
- a CDS encoding cytochrome c biogenesis protein, which translates into the protein MTSNQNASPPISFNPLQWWKKQVLPTLADLRLAIIVLLAIALFSISGTVIEQGQSIEFYQANYPEDPALFGFLSWKVLLTVGLDHVYSTWWFLALLVLFGSSLTACTFTRQLPTLKAANRWKYYQKPQQFEKLALSTQLNQGSNDSLEPILKQYGYRVFREGETLYARKGIIGRIGPIIVHASMLIILAGSILGSMTGFMAQEVIPSGNTFEIKNIIEAGPFAQSQVPKDWSVRVNRFWIDYSPEGRIEQFYSDLSVLDNQGEEVKREEIHVNQPLRYRGVTLYQADWAIAAVKVRVNNSPIFKIPMAKLPIQTEGRIWGTWIPTTPDMSQGVALVTKDLQGTLVVYDNQGQLIGTVRQGMDIEVNGVTLKVLDVIGSTGLQIKADPGIPVVYTGFGLLMIAVVMSYFSHSQIWALQNGDNFYVGGKTNRAQVTFEQEVLKILDQVQENTPSETKTPAIEA